The Streptomyces sp. NBC_01463 DNA window CCTCCTCCGTCACCGGGTTGACCACGTCGATGGTCCGCCCGTCGGCGGCGTCCCGGAACTCTCCGTTGATGTAGTTGCGCAGACGGCGCACCTCGGTGGTCACAACCACCCCTCCTGTCGACACGTCCAATGGGTGAGACATCCAGCCTAGTCGCATGGGTAACGGTTTCGACATACCCAACCGCCGTCAACTTCGGATTCGGTGAGATTAGAGCCCTTCAACAACGAATTTCATCGATTGAGGGTTGCGAGACGGACGAGTCCCGGTGCAGAGTGGCTCCGTGGCCAGTCGCAGCGCAGACTCCAGGACCGGGAACGGATCGTCCCCAGCGGTCGATGCCGTGTCCCTCGCAATCATCGAGCAGCTCCAGGAGGACGGGCGCCGTCCGTACGCCGCGATCGGCAAGGCCGTGGGCCTCTCCGAGGCGGCCGTGCGCCAGCGCGTACAGAAGCTGCTCGACCAGGGCGTGATGCAGATCGTCGCCGTCACGGACCCGCTCACCGTGGGGTTCCGGCGGCAGGCGATGGTCGGGATCAACGTCGAGGGCGACCTCGACCCCGTCGCGGAAGCCCTGTCGGCCATGGCCGAATGCGAGTACGTGGTGATGACCGCGGGCTCCTTCGACCTGATGGTGGAGATCGTCTGCGAGGACGACGACCACCTGCTGGAGACGATCAACAAACGCATCCGGGCCATTCCCGGTGTGCGCTCCACCGAGAGCTTCGTCTACCTCAAGCTCAAGAAGCAGACCTATATGTGGGGAACCCGATAGCCGTGAGCAAGGACCTCAGCCGGACCGCGTACGACCACCTGTGGATGCATTTCACCCGCATGTCGGACTACGAGAACGCGCCCGTTCCCACCATCGTGCGTGGCGAGGGCACCTACATCTACGACGACCAGGGCAAGCGCTACCTCGACGGCCTGTCCGGCCTGTTCGTGGTCAACGCCGGCCACGGCCGCCACGAGCTCGCCGAGGCCGCTTACAAGCAGGCCCAGGAGCTCGCCTTCTTCCCGGTGTGGTCCTACGCCCACCCGAAGGCCGTCGAGCTGGCCGAGCGCCTCGCCGACTACGCCCCGGGCGACCTCAACAAGGTCTTCTTCACCACCGGTGGCGGCGAGGCCGTCGAGACCGCCTGGAAGCTGGCCAAGCAGTACTTCAAGCTCAAGGGCAAGCCGACCAAGTACAAGGTCATCTCGCGCGCGGTCGCCTACCACGGCACCCCGCAGGGCGCCCTGTCCATCACCGGCCTGCCGGCCCTCAAGGCCCCCTTCGAGCCGCTGGTCCCCGGCGCGCACAAGGTGCCGAACACCAACATCTACCGCGCCCCGATCCACGGCGACGACCCGGAGGCCTTCGGCCGCTGGGCCGCCGACCAGATCGAGCAGGAGATCCTCTTCGAGGGCGCGGACACCGTCGCCGCCGTCTTCCTGGAGCCGGTGCAGAACGCCGGCGGCTGCTTCCCGCCGCCGCCCGGGTACTTCCAGCGGGTCCGCGAGATCTGCGACCAGTACGACGTGCTGCTCGTCTCCGACGAGGTCATCTGCGCCTTCGGCCGCCTCGGCACGATGTTCGCCTGCGACAAGTTCGGCTACGTGCCGGACATGATCACCTGCGCCAAGGGCATGACCTC harbors:
- a CDS encoding Lrp/AsnC family transcriptional regulator codes for the protein MASRSADSRTGNGSSPAVDAVSLAIIEQLQEDGRRPYAAIGKAVGLSEAAVRQRVQKLLDQGVMQIVAVTDPLTVGFRRQAMVGINVEGDLDPVAEALSAMAECEYVVMTAGSFDLMVEIVCEDDDHLLETINKRIRAIPGVRSTESFVYLKLKKQTYMWGTR
- a CDS encoding aspartate aminotransferase family protein, with translation MGNPIAVSKDLSRTAYDHLWMHFTRMSDYENAPVPTIVRGEGTYIYDDQGKRYLDGLSGLFVVNAGHGRHELAEAAYKQAQELAFFPVWSYAHPKAVELAERLADYAPGDLNKVFFTTGGGEAVETAWKLAKQYFKLKGKPTKYKVISRAVAYHGTPQGALSITGLPALKAPFEPLVPGAHKVPNTNIYRAPIHGDDPEAFGRWAADQIEQEILFEGADTVAAVFLEPVQNAGGCFPPPPGYFQRVREICDQYDVLLVSDEVICAFGRLGTMFACDKFGYVPDMITCAKGMTSGYSPIGACIISDRLAEPFYEGDNTFLHGYTFGGHPVSAAVGLANLDIFEREGLNQHVLDNENAFFTTLQKLHDLPIVGDVRGNGFFYGIELVKDKVTKETFTDEETERVLYGFLSKALYDNGLYCRADDRGDPVVQLAPPLVSDQSTFDEIEGILRSVLTEAWTKL